One part of the Solea solea chromosome 16, fSolSol10.1, whole genome shotgun sequence genome encodes these proteins:
- the nme3 gene encoding nucleoside diphosphate kinase 3, with the protein MICLFLAVFAYVFQSGWTGVNERTFIAIKPDGVQRRLVGQIVQRFEKKGFKLVGMKLIQATEGLLKEHYTELRGKPFFSGLISYMSSGPVVAMVWQGLDVVKTARKMLGETNPADSLPGTIRGDYCVEVGRNVIHGSDSVESAQREISLWFRENELQCWEDTHSHWIYN; encoded by the exons ATGATCTGTCTGTTTCTGGCTGTGTTCGCTTACGTCTTCCAGTCAG GTTGGACCGGTGTGAATGAACGCACCTTCATTGCCATAAAACCTGATGGCGTACAACGGAGGCTGGTGGGCCAAATTGTGCAGCGTTTTGAGAAGAAAGGGTTCAAGCTGGTGGGAATGAAGCTCATACAG GCAACTGAGGGTCTTCTTAAGGAACATTACACAGAACTGAGGGGCAAACCTTTTTTCAGCGGACTGATATCCTACATGAGCTCAGGACCCGTTGTTGCCATG GTGTGGCAGGGTTTGGACGTGGTTAAGACGGCACGCAAGATGTTGGGAGAGACCAACCCTGCAGACTCGCTGCCAGGAACCATCCGGGGGGATTACTGTGTGGAAGTGGGCAG GAACGTGATCCATGGCAGCGACTCTGTGGAGAGCGCTCAGAGGGAAATCTCCCTGTGGTTCCGTGAGAATGAGCTTCAGTGCTGGGAAGACACTCACAGCCACTGGATCTATAACTGA
- the mrps34 gene encoding 28S ribosomal protein S34, mitochondrial, which yields MVKKKRLRLIAEMARKIRAYRELKSRPRESQKYALDYDTMKRPYTGKTLPVLAWQDVRRESRLFSLLSCMRLFGVGRLFTRKSWLEDHSEPSYWHITKVKVDYTAENMDHGKAWGVLTYKGKQESEVKEMDKVMYHDWRLIPKHMEQQIKDFEPLPEPPVRHVPYPPLLRAMLLAQHKKATGRELTEELALPLERNIRLNKDYFQKQEQERQRKEGTAV from the exons ATGGTGAAGAAAAAGCGGCTTCGGCTCATCGCAGAAATGGCTCGGAAGATCCGGGCATACCGAGAGCTCAAGTCCAGGCCTCGGGAATCTCAAAAGTATGCCCTGGACTATGACACGATGAAGCGGCCTTACACAGGGAAGACGCTGCCAGTGCTGGCCTGGCAGGATGTACGCAGGGAGAGCCGCCTTTTCTCCCTGCTGTCGTGCATGAGGTTGTTTGGAGTGGGCCGCCTCTTCACCCGCAAGTCCTGGTTGGAGGACCACTCCGAGCCCAGCTACTGGCATATCACCAAAGTCAAGGTGGACTACACAGCTGAG AACATGGATCACGGTAAGGCCTGGGGGGTCCTCACTTATAAAG GAAAACAGGAGAGCGAGGTCAAAGAGATGGATAAGGTCATGTATCATGACTGGCGCTTGATTCCTAAACACATGGAACAACAGATCAAGGATTTTGAGCCACTTCCTGAGCCACCAGTACGCCATGTCCCGTACCCACCACTGCTGCGTGCCATGCTGCTTGCTCAGCACAAGAAAGCAACAGGCAGGGAACTGACAGAAGAGCTTGCCTTACCTTTAGAGAGGAACATCAGGCTCAACAAAGACTATTTCCAAAAGCAGGAACAAGAGAGGCAAAGGAAAGAGGGGACAGCAGTGTGA